A window from Exiguobacterium marinum DSM 16307 encodes these proteins:
- the mutS gene encoding DNA mismatch repair protein MutS — MQEVHQTPMMKQYFSIKADYPDAFLFYRLGDFYELFFEDAQIVAKELELTLTSKNGKQAEHPIPMCGVPHHSAAIYIEQLIEKGFNVAICEQTEDPKATKGLVNREVIQVITPGTYMASLSEKENRYLVAISNIAGRFGIARGDVTTGESWLTTLSSEEAVLREIEGLLPNEVIVEDERLSDLLRQTGIPLSIQVDKHDSPLAQGAKDDAQRSAFELLFAYLTKTQKRSLDHLQPAVAYEVEQHMQLDANTARNLELFRSARSGERKGSLLSLLDETTTAMGGRLLKRWLEQPLYTEQGIKERQDAVENLVDDFMLRDQLQEELKRVYDIERLVAKVGYGTANARDLVQLRDTLERMPAVRSLLQTVKADRLQQIEQNLDSFETLSDQLRAALVDSPPISTREGGMIRHGYSEELNELLEAKANGKSWIANLEQQERIATGIKSLKVGYNRVFGYYLEVTKANAKLLEEGRYERKQTLTNAERYITPELKEKEALILGAEEKSCTLEYDLFVALREEVKTYTKDLQQLARSLSELDVLLALAVVAEKREYVRPVTAKHVQIERGRHPVIETVLPRGEYVANDLTLDDTRQMLLITGPNMSGKSTYMRQFALIAILHQIGSFVPAEAAELPLFDRIFTRIGAADDLVSGQSTFMVEMTETRQAVTEATNHSLILLDEIGRGTSTYDGMALAQAIVEYIASSIGAKTLFSTHYHELTVLEDSVPTLENIHVRAIERDGRVVFLHEVHPGRADKSYGIHVAELAELPGSLIDRARTILSELESEATKPSLNEQPAPPPVEEVSQLSLFESNDAVREQLLKLDLLAMNPIEAMQALYELQQTAKKG, encoded by the coding sequence ATGCAAGAAGTCCATCAAACACCAATGATGAAACAATATTTCTCCATCAAGGCAGACTATCCGGACGCCTTTTTATTCTATCGACTCGGCGACTTTTACGAGTTGTTTTTTGAAGATGCGCAAATTGTCGCAAAGGAGTTAGAGCTCACGCTCACTTCTAAAAATGGGAAGCAGGCCGAACACCCGATCCCAATGTGTGGCGTACCTCACCATTCGGCGGCCATCTACATTGAACAACTGATTGAAAAAGGATTCAACGTCGCCATCTGTGAACAGACGGAAGACCCGAAAGCGACGAAGGGGCTCGTGAATCGGGAAGTCATCCAAGTGATTACGCCTGGTACATATATGGCGTCACTTAGCGAGAAAGAGAACCGTTATCTCGTCGCCATTTCAAATATCGCGGGACGTTTTGGGATTGCTCGCGGTGACGTGACGACCGGTGAATCATGGTTGACGACACTTTCGTCAGAAGAGGCCGTCTTGCGAGAAATCGAAGGATTGCTCCCGAATGAGGTCATCGTCGAGGACGAGCGACTGTCAGATTTATTACGACAGACCGGGATCCCTCTCTCGATTCAAGTGGACAAGCATGATAGTCCGCTCGCACAAGGTGCGAAAGACGATGCGCAACGCTCGGCATTTGAATTGTTGTTTGCCTATTTGACGAAAACACAAAAACGTTCACTTGACCACCTGCAACCGGCTGTCGCCTATGAAGTTGAACAACACATGCAACTCGATGCCAATACGGCCCGAAATCTTGAGTTGTTCCGTTCGGCTCGTTCAGGGGAACGGAAAGGGTCACTCCTTTCACTCCTTGATGAGACGACGACGGCGATGGGCGGTCGGTTGTTGAAACGTTGGCTCGAACAGCCCCTTTATACGGAGCAAGGCATCAAAGAGCGACAGGACGCCGTCGAGAACTTAGTGGACGACTTCATGTTGCGTGATCAACTACAAGAAGAGCTGAAGCGAGTCTATGATATCGAACGCCTTGTCGCAAAAGTCGGGTACGGGACGGCGAATGCTCGGGATCTCGTCCAACTACGTGACACGCTCGAGCGGATGCCAGCCGTCCGGTCACTCTTACAGACGGTGAAAGCCGATCGCTTACAGCAAATCGAACAGAATCTTGACTCGTTCGAGACGTTGAGTGATCAGCTTCGGGCTGCCCTTGTCGACTCACCACCGATCTCGACGAGAGAAGGTGGGATGATTCGTCACGGTTACTCTGAAGAGCTCAATGAACTGTTAGAGGCAAAAGCGAACGGGAAATCGTGGATCGCCAACCTCGAACAACAGGAACGCATCGCGACCGGCATCAAGTCGTTGAAAGTCGGGTATAACCGCGTATTCGGTTACTACTTGGAAGTGACGAAGGCGAATGCGAAGTTGCTCGAAGAAGGACGATACGAGCGAAAACAGACGTTGACGAACGCGGAACGTTACATCACGCCAGAGCTGAAAGAGAAAGAAGCGCTCATCTTAGGAGCGGAAGAGAAGAGCTGTACGCTTGAATATGACTTGTTTGTCGCACTTCGCGAAGAAGTGAAGACGTACACGAAGGACCTTCAGCAATTGGCCCGTTCACTCAGCGAGTTGGATGTGCTCCTCGCTCTTGCCGTTGTGGCTGAGAAGCGGGAATATGTACGCCCAGTTACAGCGAAGCATGTACAAATCGAACGCGGACGTCACCCTGTCATTGAGACGGTCCTGCCGAGAGGCGAGTATGTCGCCAATGACTTGACGCTTGACGACACACGTCAAATGTTGCTTATCACGGGTCCGAACATGTCCGGTAAATCGACGTACATGCGTCAGTTTGCCTTGATTGCGATCCTGCATCAAATCGGTTCATTCGTCCCGGCAGAAGCGGCGGAACTCCCGCTCTTTGACCGAATCTTTACACGAATCGGTGCGGCGGACGATTTGGTGAGCGGACAGTCGACGTTCATGGTCGAGATGACCGAGACGCGACAAGCCGTCACCGAGGCGACAAACCATAGTCTGATTCTATTGGATGAGATTGGTCGCGGGACGTCAACGTATGACGGAATGGCGCTCGCACAGGCAATCGTTGAATATATCGCCTCGTCAATCGGCGCGAAGACACTCTTCTCGACGCACTATCATGAATTGACGGTGCTCGAAGATTCGGTTCCGACACTCGAGAATATACACGTCCGGGCGATTGAGCGGGATGGGCGTGTCGTGTTCTTGCATGAAGTACATCCGGGACGTGCCGACAAGTCATATGGGATTCACGTGGCAGAATTGGCCGAACTCCCAGGTTCGTTGATTGACCGGGCCCGGACGATCCTCTCAGAGCTCGAGTCGGAAGCAACGAAACCGAGTTTGAACGAGCAACCCGCTCCACCTCCAGTGGAAGAAGTCAGCCAGTTGTCGCTGTTCGAGTCGAATGACGCCGTACGGGAACAACTGCTTAAACTCGATTTGTTGGCAATGAATCCAATCGAAGCGATGCAGGCACTTTATGAACTGCAACAGACCGCAAAGAAAGGGTGA
- a CDS encoding RicAFT regulatory complex protein RicA family protein: MVTDQQVIAKARELADVLAQTPEVARFKEAEAKVNGSDRVQTLIKRIKFLQKEAVNCKHYGKTEALAKVEQKIDKAMEELDSIPVVQAFQETQVEVNDLLQYVTVTLANSVTDRIIESTDGDVLAGKTGSGMAAEQARGGCGY, encoded by the coding sequence ATGGTGACCGATCAACAAGTAATTGCAAAAGCAAGAGAATTGGCAGACGTATTAGCACAAACACCAGAAGTGGCACGTTTCAAGGAAGCAGAAGCGAAAGTAAACGGAAGTGACCGCGTACAGACGTTGATTAAACGAATCAAGTTCTTACAAAAAGAAGCGGTCAACTGTAAGCACTACGGCAAGACGGAAGCACTTGCGAAAGTCGAGCAAAAGATTGATAAAGCGATGGAAGAACTCGACTCGATTCCGGTCGTTCAAGCATTCCAAGAAACACAAGTCGAAGTGAACGATTTGCTTCAATACGTGACGGTCACGCTCGCGAACTCCGTGACGGATCGCATCATCGAATCGACGGACGGAGACGTCCTTGCAGGGAAGACAGGTAGCGGCATGGCGGCTGAACAAGCACGCGGCGGTTGCGGATACTAA
- a CDS encoding GNAT family N-acetyltransferase, whose amino-acid sequence MKRKAFHELTTIELYRLLALRTEIFVVEQNCPYQEIDGKDEQAIHYWIEEDGEIVSALRVLTEASPVAIGRVVTKAAHRGKGYSRTLMDAAIKDFDHETLYLQAQTYVEPFYASFGFKRTSEINNEDGIPHVDMLRES is encoded by the coding sequence ATGAAGAGAAAAGCATTTCATGAACTGACAACGATTGAACTGTACCGTTTACTGGCGCTACGGACTGAGATCTTTGTGGTCGAACAAAACTGTCCGTATCAAGAAATCGATGGGAAAGATGAACAGGCCATTCATTATTGGATTGAAGAAGATGGAGAAATCGTCTCAGCCCTTCGCGTGTTGACGGAAGCATCTCCGGTCGCCATCGGGCGTGTCGTCACGAAAGCGGCGCATCGAGGGAAAGGGTATTCCCGTACGTTGATGGATGCGGCGATTAAGGACTTTGATCATGAGACGTTATATCTGCAAGCGCAGACGTATGTAGAACCATTCTACGCATCGTTCGGATTCAAACGGACTAGTGAAATTAACAATGAAGACGGGATTCCACATGTGGATATGTTACGTGAATCCTAA